The genomic segment TAGATGTGTGCAGAGATCCGGCAGACAGCAAACCAGATACAATTATTGTGGACGTTGGCAGGACTACGCCATCACCATAGCAGCATTTCGTCATGCGTGTTTTGTTTTAGCCATTCTATCTGGCTATTTCTTCGTTTTCCCTGTGCCAACCAGAAGGGGTTGTCGTTCTGCGTGAATCCATGTGAACAAGGGTTACGCTTGAAAGAATTTGCTTGTTTGCAACAAGGGCCATTAGCAACTTCCATTGACTTGCAGAGTTAGATCCTGTTAATGTTAGGGGAATGCAGCTCTAATTAAGAGTccaaatgtgttccgaatgatCACTTATTCAAACTAAGTGCCAGTTACAACAGAATAAGATTGTATTTGGTATACAAACACACTGATTATCCTGCACTATTTTTGGTGCTGGGATAATTAGGGTTTGAGGCTGTGGTGCGCCACTGGGACAATTATATTCTCAGCTACTTTTAGCGTAGGTGGTCTACGCAGAGGGGAACCAGTCAGCGGCTTATCACAGAGAACTTCAGCATTTTGAATCCATTTGATCACTCATGGCATAATGCCATGAGTGATCAAATGGATTCAAAATGGATTTCTTTTAAGGTTGAAGAGGAGCCATGAGGAAGCTGCTGTCTCTTGTGGTTTGGACCCTGCTCTGCTGCTCTCTGAGTATACAGGAAGACATCTTTACCTCCATAGGTAAGCTGGGCGACCCttaaaccatatatatatatatatactgtatctatatatctatctatatatctacatCTATATAGCAAATATATATCcactaacaaaataaatatataaaaaagagcAGCTATAATACAATATCagtaaataaataccaaaaacacAGTAGAATAGCGAAACAAATATGAACAACAGCAATATACAAAACAGTCAAATAAATCACTAGCAGGATGTCCTAAGACTGGGAATATGGCCAATCTACATGTGATCTCCTTGCTACATGAGCAACTGCCAAAACCAAAAAGCTAGCCTACGGATAGACATTGGGCATCAGATGACGTGGTACTATGGCCAGAAGATGCTGTTTGTTCCTTTTCTGCATCCTGTCTGTGACGCAAATTTATGTCTTGGATACACActtaaatactttattaaacAATAATACAAAAGCCTGAGCAGGTTTGCAGCGAGCTGCTTATCTGGACCCAGGCTAAACCATATATATCCCACCCTGGTTAATGTACGGAGGATGGGTCTACAATGACATTATGAATATATGCTTCTCCATATTCATCCACCATTAGGTTCTTCACTTTTTACCTTGACtatggctctgtctctctctctccacctctccctctatctgcaGGTCAGATGACAGACCTGATCCACACAGAGAAGGAGCTAGTGCAGTCCCTAAAGGACTACATCCAGGCAGAGGAGTCCAAGCTGGCTGCAGtgaaaaggtcagaggtcactacATCAAACTCCACCAATCAGACTGGCCGAGACCATGGATTCGAAGAAAATTCTGGAAGACAATGTTGGAAATTAGATAAATAAAACCTATGTGCAAATTATCCAAAATTGAGTATGCATGCTCTATCTATTGACATGCTTTTTGATCAAATTCAAAATAGCCAACTTATGTGGAAATCCTAATTGTGCCATATTCTATCAATAGCAATTCCACTTGATCCAGGGCCTGGAAACTTATAGAGGCCATCTGCCTCAAGAGTTTAagggcaaagttttgtgtcattAGCTCAAACAATGACTTAACATTGTACATTTGAATAAAAACTAAGCTCACATTTGCCACTGGACGAGGTGACCAGAATGCGTTTGCACAAAGGTATAATCAAGCAAGGGGCGCTGTACAAGGTCAAGTGTGCTAAAGTTTGAAAAGGTTGAGCAGAAAGGCGGGGAatgccaacaacaacaacagcaatctAAGCACTAGAAAGAGCACTGCAAAATGCAATAATAAGCGTGCAAATTTACTTTCTGGTTTAAGACTAACATAAATCCCAAAAATAAAACCGACCATGTGTCTAATACCCTTTCTGATTCCTATATTCTGCCCTCGTATTCCAATAAAGATGTGGAGGAATCGGCAGCAATACTAAAGTCAACCTCATCCTCTCTTAGCTGGGCCAACAAACTGGACTCCCTGACGCGGGTCTCCAGTTCAGATCCCGAGGGCTTCCTGGCCCATCCGGTCAACGCCTACAAGCTGATGAAGAGACTCCACACAGAGTGGTCCCAACTGGAGAGCCTGGTGCTGCAAGACCCCTCTGAAGGTacacaccactgtgtgtgtgtgtgtgtgtgtgtgtgtgtgtgtgtgtgtgtgtgtgtgtgtgtgcgtgtgcgtgtgcgtgtgcgtgtgcgtgtgcgtgtgcgtgtgcgtgtgcgtgtgcgtgtgcgtgtgcgtgtgcgtgtgcgtgcgtgtccgtgtgaaAGATTCAAGCTGCCAATATTTAAATAAGTATTTCTGCTCGGGCCTCAACATGTCTTAATGGTTATGCAGTGGTGGTATATTGAAACAAGTCATTTTGTTCGGTACTGTCCTGCTAAACTTCATATTTTAAAACGGTTTCTGTAATACTCTTTCAGTGTTTGGGATGTCATAATATTTAAAGTCTTCAATGGCAGTTGTATTTCAGTGAAACCCTGCCTGTatatcaaacattacatttccAGTGTGATTTTTCACAATGTTTAGTTTTCtgttgtttctctctcactgcctCTCCCCTGCTCTAATTTCAACATCTGTTCACGGACATTCAATGGGCTGTTTGCTGATTGGTGTTAATGCAGGGTTAACACAAGTGTATGAATTAAGCTCCATTTTGTCCATGTGCTTCCATTCACGTACCTCCGCCTGCAACCATATGGAGAAGAGAAGTTATATCATTTGCTCAATCAAGGCTGGTGCACTGGCATAAAGAAAATTTAAACGAAGACATAGTGAAGCTCATGGCCACGTCTAACCTTCCACGGTCCCTTCTATCTACACATACGGAATGATCCCATATTGCCTCCAAAACACAACAatttgatgtttttttgtttattcaacTGTCCTCTCCTCGTTCCTGCAGGGTTCATTTCCAacatatccacacacaggcCGTTCTTCCCAGACCAGGAGGACGAGAAGGGGGCTGCCAAGGCTCTCATGCGGCTCCAGGATACGTACCAGCTGGACTCTGAGAGCTTCTCCCGGGGCAAGCTTCCAGGTAGCACTCACTCATGCAACAGCTGGCCCGGAGAGCTTCTCCCAGGCCGAGATGCTAAAAAGTACTCACCTGGATCACTGCCATGCTATGCTGTGGAGAAGACAGTGGGGATGACCCTCCTGTAACACCAGCATGTTGGGGAGAGAAAGCAGCACGgttaggggaggggggaggaagggagggaggtgtgtgtgtgtgtgttcgtttgtgtgcatgtgggcaTCTGCACTTGTATCTGATTGGCGCTTCTGAGTGAGTGAGATTAGCAAACTTGTCAGGAAACTAAGGTAACACAGTGTGTACACATACTCTTTTATACAAAAAGGCTGAGGGTTCATTTCTGATTTCTGATTAGGGTAAAATTCCATTACTCTTCATCAGCCATGGTcttgcatgtctgtgtttgtctgagttTTGCTGTGAAGCTTTCGGTGGATGCGTGTGTTTGGATACTTAGCATTGTGCATGCGCCCGAGCGTTCATTTATCCGTTATCTGCTAGGCTTAGTCTTAACATATCTCAACCTGCCCAGTGCCACAGAAAACCTTAGGTAATACACTTAACAGTACAGCTCCAGAAGAGTGGAGGATTTTTACTGCATATTGTTTAATTGACAAATGAATAATGAAATGCAAGGTTATGTATGGTTTGATAAGGATCTTTTAATGAATGAtgttctatatattatatacacacatgcacgcataaacacacacacacacacacacggtcaaaaGTATTTTTTCCCCTTGATATACCCATTAAAGGCCTACGTGCAGGATAACCGGAAGTTTtcattaatgggtacataaagcactcaaaatatgtgtatcatttataaaatgtctcaaaaatagtgttaaagtccagtttttggcgTTCTTGgcagtaacgggtgttttctaacgccattcggcgatgacgtcatgttggggagacgtggtggatggtagcctcagcctagtactagaactatggcgtAACTGGactctcttactagtctctactctcaagggtctcaatgcggctttggtccgtgtctccccaacgtgacgttatgcaatgcattctgggggaaatgagaatcaatagcaaaccgctaaaatagtacctactttttcgtataacattccgttttgtgatacctaacaacattaaatacaataaataacagtttaaatcttaaataccaacaagcaaattgcacaaatcCGTTGGAAAAGaaaccctgcaacacggccTTTAAGGAATGAAGAAACAAATCACCAAGTCCAATTATTTTTCCTCTTCAATATTTCCTTAATAACAATATGGCAACCACAAAAAACATGCAACAACAAACTCTCAGTATATGCTGCATATTCAGAGAAACGGCTTCCTTGACACTCCCATCACCGCCTCCATCCAGGGCTCCACTCCAACGTGCTCCTGACGGGGGACGACTGCTTCGACATGGGCAAGACGGCCTACAACGACGGCGACTACTACCACTCGGTGCTGTGGATGCAGCAGGCCCTGCGGCAGCTGGACATGGGCGAGGACTCCGTGGCCTCCAAGGCCACCGTCCTGGACTACCTCAGCTACTCGGTCTACCAGATGGGTGACCTGCCGCGCGCCATCGAGCTGACGCTGCGCCTTGTGGCCCTAGGTACGGGGAGACGcctgggggcccctgggggcccctggTGGCCCCTGGTGGCCCTAGGGACAGGGAGACGCCTggtggcccctgggggccctAGGGTTATATGCAGGTGCATTGACTGTAGAGGTTGCCACACCAGTCTTAGTTATTCAATCTTTGAATCTGTGCTTGCAGACTctggccaccagagggcaggGGCGAACCTGCGGTACTTTGAGCGGCTCCTTTCCAAGCAACTGACGGAGGTGAAGCAGTCCGAGCTGACTTCGTTCGAGGAGCCCATCCAGATCGGGACCTATGCCAGGCCTAAAGACCACCTGCCGGAGAGGGAGGTCTACGAGGCCCTCTGCAGAGGAGAAGGGGTCCAAATGGTGAGGAAATGATTCATGTTCATGATCACAAAGCATGGGAAATGGTAGGGAAAATAGAAAGATGGAGTGGTTGAATTCAAAAACCTGTGAGTTTTCAACAGTGAAGCAGTGAATCTCAAATATCTCTTCGCCCAATAAGAAGTTTCTTCTTGTGAAACTACTGAACTCAACTACTGCGTTGTAGACAGAGAAGAGGCGGAGCGGCCTGTTCTGCCGTTACCATGACGGCAACAGGAACCCGCGGCTGCTGCTGAGGCCGatgatggaggaggacgagTGGGACAGCCCCCGCATCGTGCGCTACCTCAACGCCCTGTCCCACGATGAGATCGAGACCATCAAGCAGCTCGCCAAGCCCAACGTGAGCCTCAGCCAAACGCCGCAGACCCTTCAGTCCTGCGTAGCGTAAAGACGCCATGACATTAACATGAACATACAGAAGTCATTTACTAGGTGATCTTAGTAGGTGATCCTATCCGAAGTGGCTTACAGGGTATTTAGATACATGTCATCTAACTTTTACCCCTGCATACAGGGGCTAGGCACCttctcaagtctcaagtcagtaCCTGCCAGTCAGTGACCCCCCTGTTGACCTGTTGCAAAGGGTCAAGCCAGAGCACGAAAAGTAATTGATCATGGATAGTAGAATATATTTCTTGCTGGTACAGTCATCCATCCGTCTTCAAGTGTTTCTGATGGACATTTGTAACTGATTTATAAGACTGTTTTATAACCAAGAGGTCAAAATCCTAATCCAGCAACAAAAAAGGAATTCTACGTTtacttttgtttattttaatctCATTTTTGTTGAGTTTAACAGCTACTTCCTCTGCGTTTGTTCTTCCTGATTCCAGCTTGCTAGAGCCACAGTCAGAGACCCCAAAACAGGTGTTCTCACAACAGCAAACTACAGAGTATCAAAAAGGTGACTAATTCAAAGCTATTGTCAATTCAAATGCTAGGCAATTTTCATAGTACTACTGAGTAGTACTATGGTATTTAATTAGTTATTTTGTCTAAACTGTATTAACTGTATTGTGTTTGTTACTGTTATTAATTTAGGCTTTTAAATAtctagtgtgcatgtgtgtgttctccagtgCCTGGCTGGAAGGGGAGGATGATCCTGTGGTAGCTAGAGTCAACCAGAGGATAGAGGACATCACAGGCCTCACTGTCAAGACCGCAGAGTTACTCCAGGTGAGGTCATCGTCAGCATGTCCGCCATACTGAACTCAAGGTCACATGCCATTCGTTATTGATTACCTCATTCAGGTGCACAATAAAAGGCATAGAAtgtctttgttgtttttgaaCATTGACTGTAGATTTACAATTCAGAACTGTGATGATGGAAAGTGGTCTGCATTGTAAGATGACCTTGTAAAAGATGATAAGATACAACCACCAGAAGAAACGACAGTTATTTTCCAATATCTTCTTCAAGACCTAACTATAGTATACACCACTTCCGGAGCGGGGTTTAAGAAGTGGTGCCTACACCTCTTATACAATTGAGTCGCCTGTTTGGATGGACAGATGTTCTCTCtttgtgtttctccctctctctgttttcaATTTATGATTTGCAGAGAgattcaaaatgcatgtgcaaacaAGGCCATTGTCATTTGTTTATCCAACGTATCTTACCCTTACAGCCTTGCATTGCATATTTTTACATTCAGCTGCTTTGAACCATAATTGTTTTGTCTGCCTGCATGGCACCAACCCAGGTGGCGAACTATGGAGTTGGAGGGCAGTACGAACCACACTTTGACTTCTCCCGGGTGAGTTTTATTTgtatgcgcgcgtgcgtgcgtgcgtgcgtgcgtgcgtgcgtgcgtgcgtgcgtgcgtgcgtgcgtgcgtgcgtgcgtgcgtgcgtgcgtgcctgcatgccATTCGactttaaatattattttaaagtcTGATTTGGGAGACTTTATCTGGGTTACTTAATGCCTAACGGTGGACATAAAAGTATAATCTTTTTAACATTGATTGGTTAAAAGTTTATAAACGTCTCTTCCAGCGTACTTTTGACAGCAACCTCTTGGTCGATGGAAATAGACTTGCCACTTACCTCAACTATGTAAGtacttttagtgtgtgtgtctgtggtgtttgtgtgtgttttatcttCATAGAAAGATGAGCCTGATGCTTTCAAAAGATTAGGCACTGGAAATCGTGTGGCAACTTTTTTGAACTATGTAAGTATGTGCATAATCTGTATAAAAAAAGAAGGTAAACACTAAATCAGAACTGCATAGATACCAATGTACCAATGGAAATGTATGACTAATCTACTAATAGTCAGGATGGATTTGTTTTAGTCTAACAGCTCTACCTGACTTGCCCACATTAGTCGAGGCCCTAAAGGCCATGGAAAGACCAAAGGGATGAAACCTCCATGAGGAACACAGAGAACCCTCCGGTACTCTTCAATGGAATCGCCCTATCTGAAAGTATTATATTTGAAATTTCCCCCACAGATGAGCGATGTCGAAGCGGGTGGAGCTACTGTCTTTCCCGACTTTGGAGCAGCGATCAGGCCCAAGAAGGTAAGGCATAGCACCATGTTGAGTTTGTACTTTCCTTCCATTCCTTTGGTCCTTTCTGCACGGAGGTACGCCTGATGTGCTGACGCCGGAGGCCGGTGGTGAGTTTTGGTCATAGGTATTATGATTAGACCCTTGCTGATGAGACTAGTGGACAGCCTGGCCAAATTTCGGCTTCAACACTCGTTAATAATACTCGTTAATCGACAACGAAAGTATGTCACATATTGGATTGAAACCCAGCAGAACAACTGTACTCTTCGTCGTTCGAAAGTGAAATTATTCGAGGGCAAACGACTGTTGTAgtgttttataaaaaatattgtttgttcataatgaaataaaataataattatttccaCCAAAAATCTGCCATTTTTCAAAGCGTTCAACATCAACGTTCGGACCTCCTAGCATCGGTCCTCACGCCACatggctatctctctctcctcaggggACGGCGGTGTTTTGGTACAACCTGTTCAGTAGTGGGGAGGGCGACTATAGGACCAGACACGCTGCCTGTCCGGTACTGGTAGGAAACAAGTGGGGTGAGTCAGCCTTCTGGTGAATGAGTATCTACACCTTTTGGTAAGATGCAACTTCATGCTCCCATATTGTGATTCATACATTTAGGTTAGGGATAATCCACAACTACGCGCTAAACAGGCAAGAGTAAGAACATTCACTTTGCACTTATGCATTTACATACAATTACTATAATAAAAATGTTGCAAAGCTCACGCCTTGTACATTATTCTTAAAATACCTGAAATTGAACTCAAAGATGTATTTGCAGCATGGCTTCAGAACTACATTAAAAAGCTGCATAGAAGGATAAACCGTCTTGAATTGAAAATTCATATAATGTTTGGTTGGATTTTAATTATACCTGTACAATCTAGGGGCGTCTTGTTGTCACTAAAACCAAAAACGTCAAAACGGTAAAATAATCCAGGTAGGTCAAAGGTAGTTCAGTGGTTCCCAGAGCTTCTTATTTTTCAAAGAATCCGTCATGTGCGTAAGCTCCAATGCAACCCAAATGGTAGTTTACTGCTCAAGCCAGTAAGGGGAGCCGTAGTAACAGCCGAGCAATGAGGATGCTTTCTCGCTCCTGTTGTTGATCAGCAAGCCAACTTGAGCTAATGCATTCAAGAGATCTGGTGATTTCCAAACACAAAATGTGTTACTAACTCAATCTTGTTCAAGCTTCTCCCAGAAGAATGAAATGGTTGCGCTGTTATATATAAGCGCATAATGCCTTTTGGGAGGTCCCCAGTTCTATTTCATTAAAAAGTTATTGTGGATTTTATCGTTCGTTTTGGCCAAATAGTTTTGGCCCAACCAATTCCCGCCCTTAATGTTCCAAATATGGATAGTTTCTGTAGCTGTTTCCTAAAGACCTGAAGCAATTGTGCTATAGATTGTTGAATCTATAATCTATAAGCTGTATAATATCAACATTAGATGTTTATATCAACATCTTATGAGTCATGAAGCTTTATTTACATaagttctctcgctctcccgctcttgctctctctaacTAACTCTAATTCTCCCAGTTGAAAGTGAGTGTCTCTCTGTTGACAGTGTCAAACAAATGGATTCACGAGAGAGGACAAGAGTTCAGAAGACGCTGTGGCCTGACACCAGGAAACTGAATAGGCCGTAACCGCTTTGTTACGCAGTTTGATTACCTGTGTAATCAAACTGAAGGTTCATGTTGATTACACTTacactttaaaataaataacaaggtTTTATGTTTGCAATCAAGTGTGACGATTTATGTTTTAAGTAACTGTtgagttaaaggcacccagtgcaactttatgtaaacattcaatgaaaaataaacattcaatttctagtcttttttacacgtagtaagtttcaataactccataccattacatatcgacattcaaggagcaaagatgagacgtcgttgtgtggtgagaactgatagaaaatcgtaaacaacaacaatcgccggtggggagaagccatttttccattgactggaagcctgctttatttattgtaggttacaaaaaataaagaaaatggcggcattgttgttgttatcgattttgtatcagttctcaccacacaacgacgtctcatctttgctgcttaaatgtcggtatgtaatggtatggagttattgaaacttattacgtgtaaaaaagactagaaattgaatgtttatttttaagcctcgaaagttgcactgggtgcctttaaggtttcACCCAACACTACATGCACCTTTGTGAATAACCTGGGTTCCTGCACCAATAGTCACATCATTTGATACCTGCATCGAACACAATCGTTGCATAAAACAGTTGTGTTTTCTAGTAGATTGTTCTCTACAGACATAAATCAGGTAAAATGTGTGACATCTCACTTAATTTTTACCCAACCAAAAAGCTTGGTATGACTTTTGCAAACTTCAAAAAAACACAAGGATATAAGGTTAAGCGTAATCATACTTTAGGATTTTAGGTAGAATTGGagaatgaaaaatataaaaaaaaggtaTCATGGCATTTACCATATGTCCATGCCCTTTTTATTTATGAAGGTTTGAAATGATTACACTGTGTTTTTCTATGTTTCTCCTAAAAGCGCATTGAGTCCATGTATACCATATGAaatgtgctatacaaataaacttgacttgacttgattgTTGATAAATATTTTCTATCTTAAACAATGTAATTTAACTTGTGAAtgctttattatttttaatcttATCTGATTAAGATaagattaaacacacacacacacacacacacacacacacacacacacacacacacacacacaggaggaatGCTATTCCATTCAGGGTTTCTTAATCTCTTAAATCCATGAAACGGAACAGATGAAGTCAAGTGGGTAGCTAATCTGACAGAAATGCTCTTCAGGTGAAAATATGGGGAGAGATTATAAAGGCACTGGATACTCAAAACACTAGTGTATATACCCTGGGTTCAAAAACGTCTACCATAAAcggttaaaaaaatacataatatacTAACAATTGAATTGTATATAGTTGTCTATGTGCCTTGTCTGTTACATATGATCATGTTTTTGGAACTGCTTTTAGAGAATACAACATTCCGGGTCTAGGACCTACACAAAGTGTACCAGCAGGTCATAAATGTTGAGTCAATTATTATCTTGGCAGAAATAATGCTGTTTGTTGTGCAGTTAAATCATCATTTGTTTGATGGGGTTTATGCAGACTATCTGTAGCTGGCCAGGTTTCAGGGCATGTTGTTGTCTATTTTAGGTATTGTTAATCTATGctgacacaaaataaaatgtggCAAGATTGGCTCATGGCTGCCCTGACTAGCAATGTTTCTATCGTGCCCTAGCGCCCTCTACTGACCGGCCACCACTGAGGCTAGTATTTGGCCAGCACTACACCTAATCAGGTGAGGGCCAAATGACTTCTGACCCC from the Gadus macrocephalus chromosome 7, ASM3116895v1 genome contains:
- the LOC132461615 gene encoding prolyl 4-hydroxylase subunit alpha-2-like isoform X4 — protein: MRKLLSLVVWTLLCCSLSIQEDIFTSIGQMTDLIHTEKELVQSLKDYIQAEESKLAAVKSWANKLDSLTRVSSSDPEGFLAHPVNAYKLMKRLHTEWSQLESLVLQDPSEGFISNISTHRPFFPDQEDEKGAAKALMRLQDTYQLDSESFSRGKLPGLHSNVLLTGDDCFDMGKTAYNDGDYYHSVLWMQQALRQLDMGEDSVASKATVLDYLSYSVYQMGDLPRAIELTLRLVALDSGHQRAGANLRYFERLLSKQLTEVKQSELTSFEEPIQIGTYARPKDHLPEREVYEALCRGEGVQMTEKRRSGLFCRYHDGNRNPRLLLRPMMEEDEWDSPRIVRYLNALSHDEIETIKQLAKPNLARATVRDPKTGVLTTANYRVSKSAWLEGEDDPVVARVNQRIEDITGLTVKTAELLQVANYGVGGQYEPHFDFSRKDEPDAFKRLGTGNRVATFLNYMSDVEAGGATVFPDFGAAIRPKKGTAVFWYNLFSSGEGDYRTRHAACPVLVGNKWGASCCH
- the LOC132461615 gene encoding prolyl 4-hydroxylase subunit alpha-2-like isoform X3 codes for the protein MRKLLSLVVWTLLCCSLSIQEDIFTSIGQMTDLIHTEKELVQSLKDYIQAEESKLAAVKSWANKLDSLTRVSSSDPEGFLAHPVNAYKLMKRLHTEWSQLESLVLQDPSEGFISNISTHRPFFPDQEDEKGAAKALMRLQDTYQLDSESFSRGKLPGLHSNVLLTGDDCFDMGKTAYNDGDYYHSVLWMQQALRQLDMGEDSVASKATVLDYLSYSVYQMGDLPRAIELTLRLVALDSGHQRAGANLRYFERLLSKQLTEVKQSELTSFEEPIQIGTYARPKDHLPEREVYEALCRGEGVQMTEKRRSGLFCRYHDGNRNPRLLLRPMMEEDEWDSPRIVRYLNALSHDEIETIKQLAKPNLARATVRDPKTGVLTTANYRVSKSAWLEGEDDPVVARVNQRIEDITGLTVKTAELLQVANYGVGGQYEPHFDFSRKDEPDAFKRLGTGNRVATFLNYMSDVEAGGATVFPDFGAAIRPKKGTAVFWYNLFSSGEGDYRTRHAACPVLVGNKWGESAFW
- the LOC132461615 gene encoding prolyl 4-hydroxylase subunit alpha-2-like isoform X1, producing MRKLLSLVVWTLLCCSLSIQEDIFTSIGQMTDLIHTEKELVQSLKDYIQAEESKLAAVKSWANKLDSLTRVSSSDPEGFLAHPVNAYKLMKRLHTEWSQLESLVLQDPSEGFISNISTHRPFFPDQEDEKGAAKALMRLQDTYQLDSESFSRGKLPGLHSNVLLTGDDCFDMGKTAYNDGDYYHSVLWMQQALRQLDMGEDSVASKATVLDYLSYSVYQMGDLPRAIELTLRLVALDSGHQRAGANLRYFERLLSKQLTEVKQSELTSFEEPIQIGTYARPKDHLPEREVYEALCRGEGVQMTEKRRSGLFCRYHDGNRNPRLLLRPMMEEDEWDSPRIVRYLNALSHDEIETIKQLAKPNLARATVRDPKTGVLTTANYRVSKSAWLEGEDDPVVARVNQRIEDITGLTVKTAELLQVANYGVGGQYEPHFDFSRKDEPDAFKRLGTGNRVATFLNYMSDVEAGGATVFPDFGAAIRPKKGTAVFWYNLFSSGEGDYRTRHAACPVLVGNKWVSNKWIHERGQEFRRRCGLTPGN
- the LOC132461615 gene encoding prolyl 4-hydroxylase subunit alpha-2-like isoform X2, whose product is MRKLLSLVVWTLLCCSLSIQEDIFTSIGQMTDLIHTEKELVQSLKDYIQAEESKLAAVKSWANKLDSLTRVSSSDPEGFLAHPVNAYKLMKRLHTEWSQLESLVLQDPSEGFISNISTHRPFFPDQEDEKGAAKALMRLQDTYQLDSESFSRGKLPGLHSNVLLTGDDCFDMGKTAYNDGDYYHSVLWMQQALRQLDMGEDSVASKATVLDYLSYSVYQMGDLPRAIELTLRLVALDSGHQRAGANLRYFERLLSKQLTEVKQSELTSFEEPIQIGTYARPKDHLPEREVYEALCRGEGVQMTEKRRSGLFCRYHDGNRNPRLLLRPMMEEDEWDSPRIVRYLNALSHDEIETIKQLAKPNLARATVRDPKTGVLTTANYRVSKSAWLEGEDDPVVARVNQRIEDITGLTVKTAELLQVANYGVGGQYEPHFDFSRRTFDSNLLVDGNRLATYLNYMSDVEAGGATVFPDFGAAIRPKKGTAVFWYNLFSSGEGDYRTRHAACPVLVGNKWVSNKWIHERGQEFRRRCGLTPGN